One window from the genome of Elaeis guineensis isolate ETL-2024a chromosome 5, EG11, whole genome shotgun sequence encodes:
- the LOC140857897 gene encoding protein PMR5-like, producing MGFDGSSGGRKVSIFLLGLLALQAFVGSSMVVVSLRRPHGRRPGFVANQPVCDIFMGSWVMDDSYPLYQSLDCPIIDAEFNCQLYGRPDTDYLRYRWKPSGCDLPRFDGLDFLVRMRGKTVMFVGDSLGRNQWESLICMLHAAVPLSQTQLIRGEPLSTFKFLEYGVSVSFYRAPYLVDIDVVQGKQILRLDDISANGNAWKGADVLCFNSGHWWTHKGSLQGWDYMRDGGNYCADMDRLVAFQKGLSTWANWVDVNIDRTRTKVFFQSISPTHYNPTEWGDPTSKNCFGQTVPVSGFNYSGVYPSQMQVVQGVLRAMQSPAYLLDITTLSELRKDGHPSIYSGDLSPEQRANPDRSADCSHWCLPGVPDTWNRLFYTALFF from the exons ATGGGCTTTGATGGTAGCTCCGGTGGACGGAAGGTTTCAATCTTCCTTCTAGGATTGCTTGCTCTTCAAGCCTTTGTGGGCTCGTCGATGGTGGTCGTGAGCCTGAGAAGACCTCATGGTAGgcggccgggcttcgtcgccaaccagCCTGTTTGCGATATCTTCATGGGGAGCTGGGTCATGGATGACTCCTACCCACTGTACCAGTCCTTGGATTGCCCCATCATCGATGCCGAGTTCAATTGCCAATTATACGGGAGGCCTGACACCGACTACCTGCGGTATCGATGGAAGCCCTCCGGCTGTGACCTCCCAAG GTTTGATGGGCTTGATTTCTTGGTGCGGATGAGGGGGAAGACAGTGATGTTCGTCGGCGACTCGCTCGGCCGCAACCAATGGGAATCTTTGATCTGCATGCTTCATGCAGCGGTGCCACTGTCACAGACCCAATTGATAAGAGGAGAGCCTCTCTCCACCTTCAAGTTCTTG GAGTATGGGGTGTCGGTTTCTTTTTACCGGGCTCCTTATCTTGTGGACATAGACGTGGTCCAAGGGAAACAGATCCTTAGGCTGGATGACATATCGGCAAATGGCAATGCGTGGAAAGGGGCTGATGTCCTGTGTTTTAATTCTGGCCATTGGTGGACTCACAAAGGTTCTCTTCAAGG GTGGGATTATATGAGAGATGGAGGAAATTACTGCGCGGACATGGACCGCTTAGTTGCCTTTCAGAAAGGGCTGAGCACTTGGGCTAACTGGGTGGATGTTAACATTGATAGAACCAGAACTAAGGTCTTCTTCCAGTCGATTTCTCCCACCCACTACaa CCCAACCGAGTGGGGCGACCCAACGTCCAAGAACTGCTTTGGCCAGACGGTTCCTGTAAGTGGGTTCAACTATTCGGGTGTGTACCCGAGCCAGATGCAGGTGGTGCAGGGCGTGCTGAGGGCAATGCAAAGCCCTGCCTACTTGTTGGACATCACCACCCTCTCGGAGCTCAGGAAAGACGGCCACCCCTCCATCTACAGCGGCGATCTGAGCCCGGAGCAGAGAGCCAACCCCGACCGCTCCGCCGACTGCAGCCATTGGTGCCTCCCCGGCGTCCCGGATACTTGGAACCGGCTATTCTATACTGCTCTCTTCTTCTAA